The following DNA comes from Candidatus Desulfatibia profunda.
CTTAACTCAGACGGCTATTACTGGGGCATTTCCCCGGGTTGCGCTGTTAATATCATTTTGGGCTTTCCGGAAGGCCATAGCCATTAACTCGCCGCTGGTTAGCTCTTACCTTTCGATGCTATATTTTAAATTGACATCGCCCATGCAATGTATTACTATTACCAGTAATACTTATTACTGGAGGTCAAATTATGAGAGTAACTACAAAAGGTCAGGTCACAATTCCCCAACACATTCGCGAAAAATTGGGAATAACCCCAGCAACAGAAGTTGATTTTGTCGAGGAAGAAGGCCGCGTATTTTTAGTGAAACAAAAAGGGGGGAAAGCTGTGACCCAAAAATTTGCAAAATTACGTGGCGTTGCAACCGTCAAAATGACGACAGATGAGATTATGGCCTTAACGAGGGCAGATAGATGAAGGGCCTTCTCGTTGACTCAAACGTTATTTTAGACATTTTCCTTGA
Coding sequences within:
- a CDS encoding AbrB/MazE/SpoVT family DNA-binding domain-containing protein, encoding MRVTTKGQVTIPQHIREKLGITPATEVDFVEEEGRVFLVKQKGGKAVTQKFAKLRGVATVKMTTDEIMALTRADR